A single window of Sporosarcina sp. FSL W7-1349 DNA harbors:
- a CDS encoding RelA/SpoT family protein: MAKNRDMTADDIFELVSSYMNEEHVEFVKKAYEAAKSAHEGQFRSSGEPYILHPVQVAGILAELQMDPETVAAGFLHDVVEDTSVSREDIIREFGEEVALLVDGVTKLEKLKYKSKEEKQAENHRKMFVAMAQDIRVILIKLADRLHNMRTLKHVSEEKQRRVAAETLEIFAPLAHRLGISAIKWELEDIALRYLKPQQYYRIVNLMKRKRVEREKYLEDVMDTIRSEIKTVGIEADISGRPKHLYSIYRKMAMQQKEFNEIYDLLAVRILVSSIKDCYAVLGIIHTLWKPMPGRFKDYIAMPKQNLYQSIHTTVVGPAGDPLEVQIRTEEMHKISEFGVAAHWAYKEGKSTNRNPSDIDSKLTWFREILEFQNESSNAEEFMESLKFDLFSDMVYVFTPDGDVIELPASSVTIDFAYRVHSEVGNRTIGAKVNGKIVPLDTELHTGDIVEILTSNQSFGPSRDWLKIANTSQAKNKIRQYFKKQLREENINKGRELIEREIKAQDYDIKEILTPENMNRAIEKFSFTSEEDMYAAVGFNGVTAQQVVNRMAEKIRRKREEQDTIDKIVSDMKSPQHQKTTESGVIVKGIDNLLIRLSKCCNPVPGDSIVGFITKGRGVSVHRTDCPNIHAEEEEDSDRLIDVEWALGQSNVKKEFHVDIEISAFDRQGLLNEVMMVVADTKTPIVAVSGKADKDKIARIHMTIKITDITHLYRIVDRIKQIPDIYSVQRVIN; encoded by the coding sequence ATGGCGAAAAATCGTGACATGACAGCGGACGACATATTTGAGTTGGTCTCCTCTTATATGAACGAAGAACACGTCGAATTTGTCAAGAAAGCATATGAAGCCGCTAAGTCTGCACACGAAGGGCAATTTAGAAGTTCAGGAGAACCGTATATTCTCCATCCCGTCCAGGTGGCGGGCATTCTAGCTGAATTGCAAATGGATCCTGAAACGGTCGCGGCCGGGTTCCTCCATGATGTCGTAGAGGATACGAGCGTCAGCAGGGAAGACATCATCCGGGAATTCGGGGAAGAAGTCGCACTGCTCGTGGACGGCGTGACCAAGCTGGAAAAATTGAAATATAAATCGAAAGAAGAGAAACAGGCGGAAAACCATCGGAAAATGTTTGTCGCGATGGCTCAAGACATCCGTGTCATTTTGATCAAATTAGCGGACCGGCTCCACAATATGCGGACGCTGAAGCATGTGTCGGAAGAGAAACAGCGGCGTGTTGCGGCGGAAACGCTCGAGATTTTCGCTCCATTAGCCCATCGACTAGGAATCTCAGCGATCAAATGGGAATTGGAAGATATCGCACTCCGTTATTTGAAACCGCAGCAATATTACCGCATTGTGAACCTGATGAAGAGGAAACGGGTGGAAAGGGAAAAGTACTTGGAAGATGTCATGGATACGATCCGCTCCGAAATCAAAACTGTTGGAATCGAAGCCGATATTTCAGGACGCCCGAAACACCTTTATTCCATTTACAGAAAAATGGCGATGCAACAAAAAGAGTTCAACGAGATTTATGATTTGCTCGCTGTGCGGATCCTCGTTTCCAGCATCAAGGACTGCTATGCCGTCTTAGGCATCATTCATACACTTTGGAAACCGATGCCCGGAAGATTCAAAGATTACATCGCCATGCCCAAGCAAAACTTATACCAATCGATCCATACGACTGTTGTCGGTCCAGCAGGGGATCCGTTGGAAGTCCAGATTCGGACGGAAGAGATGCACAAAATTTCCGAGTTCGGTGTGGCGGCACATTGGGCCTATAAAGAAGGAAAGTCCACAAATAGAAATCCAAGCGATATCGATTCGAAACTGACATGGTTCCGGGAAATTCTCGAGTTCCAAAACGAATCTTCCAATGCCGAAGAGTTCATGGAATCGTTGAAATTCGATTTATTTTCCGATATGGTCTACGTGTTCACGCCGGATGGGGATGTCATCGAACTGCCGGCCAGTTCCGTGACAATCGACTTTGCCTATCGCGTCCACTCGGAAGTCGGCAACCGGACAATCGGGGCGAAGGTGAACGGAAAAATCGTACCGCTAGATACCGAGCTACATACAGGGGATATTGTCGAAATATTAACTTCCAATCAATCTTTCGGACCAAGCCGGGATTGGTTGAAGATCGCAAATACGTCTCAAGCGAAAAATAAAATCAGGCAATACTTTAAGAAGCAGCTGCGAGAAGAAAATATTAATAAAGGCCGAGAATTGATTGAAAGAGAAATCAAAGCGCAAGATTACGACATAAAAGAAATTTTGACGCCGGAGAATATGAATCGGGCGATTGAAAAGTTCAGCTTCACCTCGGAAGAAGATATGTACGCCGCTGTAGGCTTTAATGGCGTCACGGCACAGCAAGTCGTAAACCGGATGGCGGAGAAAATCCGGAGAAAACGGGAAGAGCAAGATACAATCGATAAAATCGTTTCCGACATGAAATCCCCGCAACACCAAAAAACGACAGAATCGGGGGTCATTGTTAAAGGAATCGATAACTTGCTTATCCGATTGTCGAAGTGCTGCAACCCGGTCCCAGGCGATTCCATTGTCGGGTTCATTACAAAAGGACGGGGTGTGTCCGTGCACCGGACGGATTGTCCCAACATTCACGCGGAAGAGGAAGAGGACAGCGATCGGCTGATCGACGTTGAATGGGCGCTCGGTCAATCGAACGTCAAGAAAGAATTCCATGTCGACATCGAGATTTCCGCGTTTGACCGACAAGGCTTGCTGAATGAAGTGATGATGGTCGTGGCGGATACGAAGACGCCGATTGTCGCCGTGAGCGGCAAGGCCGATAAGGATAAAATCGCCAGGATTCATATGACCATCAAGATCACGGATATTACCCATTTGTATCGGATCGTGGACAGGATTAAGCAAATCCCGGATATTTATTCCGTGCAACGGGTCATTAACTGA